Proteins encoded in a region of the Lepeophtheirus salmonis chromosome 6, UVic_Lsal_1.4, whole genome shotgun sequence genome:
- the LOC121119896 gene encoding fatty-acid amide hydrolase 2-A, producing MYPSKFHPVIHFILRLFRSTIDLFASWIFSFFYESQSKLPPIPENDYEILTLPVVDLASKIQNGYLTSRIVVQAYVNRAIAVQPYINAFVNTRFEDALKEADDVDRLIQNTAFNEKSQLFDRKPFLGIPFTTKDALAVKGLKQTIGLISRRDHVSTEDSTAVANLKAAGGIILGVTNVPELCMWMETYNKLYGRTNNPYHLGRIPGGSSGGEAAAISSASSPFGIGSDIGGSIRMPSFFCGIYGHKCSTGEPVSNSGQIPVAVGIKNTFLSTGPMTRYAKDLLPAFKALISNEEICVNRLRLSDPVNVKDLKIYYIENDSDSCPLISRVHKDLQKCQEQLLKNLETKLKLTVERICIEEFYWSFNIWSQKMNSESKSPSFALEMNNLRDPPVNPFNEIFKWFLNSSNHTLPSIGLAFMENHIGPHNTHHRDFLDMCESLRHKLGDILRDDGVLIFPSHPVPAPYHGEALLKSFNFAYTAIFNVLGNPVTQIPLGISPETKTPVGVQLVGGLNQDRLTIALAVEIERMNGVSCSGGGWRTVF from the exons atgTATCCCAGTAAATTTCATCcagttatacattttatattaaggCTATTTCGATCCACGATTGACCTTTTTGCTTCCTggattttctctttcttttatgAAAGTCAAAGCAAGTTACCTCCTATTCCTGAAAAtgattatgaaattttgacgTTACCCGTGGTAGACTTGGCTTCCAAGATACAAAATGGTTATCTTACCAGCCGGATCGTTGTTCAAGCATATGTTAATAGAGCCATAGCAGTTCAACCCTATATAAATGCATTTGTTAATACAAG GTTTGAAGATGCCTTAAAAGAAGCAGATGACGTAGATCGTCTCATCCAAAATACTGCATTCAATGAAAAATCACAACTCTTTGATCGCAAGCCCTTTTTAGGGATTCCTTTTACAACAAAAGATGCTTTGGCTGTCAAAGGATTGAAGCAAACAATTGGACTCATTTCTCGGCGAGATCATGTGAGTACGGAGGATTCAACTGCAGTAGCCAACCTTAAAGCTGCCGGAGGAATCATTTTGGGTGTAACAAATGTTCCAGAATTATGCATGTGGATGGAAACATACAACAAATTATACGGAAGAACGAATAATCCCTATCATCTTGGTAGAATTCCCGGAGGATCCTCTGGAGGTGAAGCAGCTGCAATTTCATCAGCGTCCTCTCCATTTGGAATTGGATCGGACATAG gtGGCTCTATAAGAATGCCATCCTTTTTTTGTGGAATATATGGTCATAAATGCAGTACTGGAGAACCCGTTTCGAATTCTGGTCAGATACCTGTTGCTGTaggaataaaaaacacttttctatCTACAGGCCCTATGACTCGTTATGCGAAGGATCTTTTACCTGCCTTTAAAGCACTCATATCCAATGAGGAAATCTGTGTAAATCGATTACGTCTATCTGACCCTGTTAACGttaaggatttaaaaatttattatattgaaaatgattCAGACAGTTGCCCTCTCATAAGCAGAGTTCACAAAGATCTCCAAAAATGTCAAGAGCAATTACTAAAAAActtggaaacaaaattaaagcTAACTGTAGAGCGTATTTGTATTGAAGAATTTTATTGGAGTTTTAATATTTGGAGTCAAAAAATGAACTCAGAGTCAAAATCCCCTTCCTTCGCATTAGAAATGAATAATCTTCGTGATCCTCCAGTAAAtccattcaatgaaatattcaaatggTTCTTGAACTCTAGCAATCATACTCTACCATCCATAG GTTTGGCATTTATGGAAAATCATATTGGCCCTCATAATACACACCATAGGGATTTCTTAGATATGTGTGAATCCCTTCGACACAAATTAGGGGATATTCTGAGGGACGACGGTGTACTCATCTTTCCAAGTCATCCCGTTCCAGCTCCATATCATGGTGAAGCCTTacttaaatcttttaattttgcatATACTGCAATATTTAATGTTCTTGGGAATCCCGTAACTCAGATACCCTTAGGGATTTCTCCCGAAACCAAAACTCCAGTTGGAGTGCAATTGGTTGGTGGATTAAATCAAGATCGTTTGACAATTGCTTTAGCGGTGGAAATTGAGAGGATGAATGGAGTTAGTTGTAGTGGCGGGGGTTGGAGGACTGTGTTTTAA